A window of Onychostoma macrolepis isolate SWU-2019 chromosome 01, ASM1243209v1, whole genome shotgun sequence contains these coding sequences:
- the htr1fb gene encoding 5-hydroxytryptamine receptor 1F, producing MDPINCSSVDLSDVLASKSSSKILLSLTLSFLAVATTAINSLVITAILITRKLHQPANYLICSLAVTDLLVAVLVMPISIVYIAEETWVLGPIVCHLWLGVDVTCCTCSILHLAAIALDRYRAITDAVAYSQKRTYKRAIITILALWTLSVLVSLPPLVWRKFPVEHKDGEREVMDCLIEHDHVAFTVYSTFGAFYIPLTLILVLYYKIYKAAEMLRNRRGSSRLVKQTVSSVMLPGMSSDKEISLSPETFCAAEKSFSDPSTDGERVRITSSSGNLIKVRRNPGARERRAALTLGLILGAFVVCWLPFFLKEVIVNICPNCSTSAVLADFLTWLGYLNSLINPLIYTIFNEDFKKAFKRLLPLCCSNIL from the coding sequence ATGGACCCCATCAACTGCTCATCAGTGGATCTCTCTGATGTTCTGGCCAGCAAGAGTTCCAGTAAGATCCTCCTCTCCCTGACTCTCTCCTTCCTGGCTGTGGCGACCACCGCCATCAACTCCCTGGTCATCACTGCTATCCTGATCACCCGCAAACTCCACCAACCAGCCAACTACCTCATCTGCTCTCTAGCTGTGACGGACCTTCTAGTAGCTGTTCTAGTGATGCCCATCAGCATTGTGTACATAGCAGAAGAGACGTGGGTTCTTGGTCCGATCGTGTGTCACCTTTGGCTGGGTGTCGACGTTACATGCTGCACTTGCTCAATTTTACACCTAGCCGCCATTGCGCTTGATCGATACCGTGCCATTACCGATGCCGTGGCCTATTCCCAGAAACGCACATATAAAAGAGCAATCATAACCATTTTGGCCCTGTGGACACTGTCTGTGCTGGTGTCTCTACCACCTTTGGTGTGGAGGAAATTCCCTGTGGAACACAAAGACGGGGAGAGGGAAGTCATGGACTGCTTGATTGAGCACGACCATGTGGCTTTCACTGTCTACTCCACTTTCGGAGCATTCTATATTCCACTGACCCTCATTTTGGTTCTTTACTACAAGATCTACAAGGCGGCGGAGATGCTGCGTAACCGTCGAGGGAGTAGCCGATTAGTCAAACAGACAGTGAGCAGCGTCATGCTTCCTGGAATGAGCTCCGATAAAGAGATCTCCCTCAGTCCTGAAACATTCTGCGCAGCCGAGAAGTCATTTTCCGATCCGTCGACAGATGGGGAAAGGGTGCGTATTACTTCTTCATCAGGTAATCTCATCAAGGTCCGCAGGAACCCAGGGGCCAGGGAGAGACGGGCGGCTTTGACGTTAGGACTAATCCTGGGAGCCTTCGTGGTTTGTTGGCTGCCGTTCTTCCTGAAGGAGGTGATTGTGAATATTTGCCCGAACTGCAGCACTTCCGCTGTGCTCGCAGATTTCCTCACCTGGCTTGGGTACCTCAATTCCCTCATCAATCCGCTAATATATACCATCTTTAATGAGGACTTTAAGAAAGCATTTAAAAGACTTCTGCCCCTCTGCTGCAGCAATATCCTGTGA